From Humibacter ginsenosidimutans, a single genomic window includes:
- a CDS encoding alpha-1,4-glucan--maltose-1-phosphate maltosyltransferase, with the protein MTTTTPPTPRKSGGSGHRSDAKNRTPRTSATQPTNAATSGYRTVLGRLPILELSPSVDGGLWPAKAYAGEVVPFSAVAFREGHGVIGVDLTLVSPDGARFERRMRPGAPGTDRWHTLAQVPTEGMWRFRVTAWADDWATWLHAAEVKVPLGQDVELVFAEGAQLLTRALAGRRPPSDRVALRELVELMGDTSADPAARLDAATAPRVTGILTARPIASLVTHSAEHLLEVERTEAGVASWYEFFPRSEGAKRLADGTWKSGTFRSAARRLPAVAAMGFDVVYLPPVHPIGESYRKGRNNSLAPEPGDPGSPWAIGGDAGGHDVLHPDLGDTAEFIRFVRKAAKLGLEVAMDFALQASPDHPWVREHPEWFTTLPDGSIAYAENPPKKYQDIYPINFDNDPDGIRAEALRLIEYWIAAGIRTFRVDNPHTKPLDFWEWLIHTVRLKHPDIVFLAEAFTRPAVMQTLAKAGFQQSYSYFTWRNSKEELEEFLDSIAHETDAFLRPNLFVNTPDILTEYLQFGGHPAFKLRAAIAATGAPLWGVYSGFELYESVARSGAEEYIDNEKYEYRPRDYAQAEARGESLAPYLTMLNRVRDEHPALRQLRNLTVHASDDDAVLVFSKHLEREFTGTRTPDTVIVVANVDPHSVRETLVHLDLAAIGLPVDARFEVTDAVTGQTWTWGSVNYVRLDAFDEPVHILSVKAV; encoded by the coding sequence GTGACGACCACGACGCCGCCCACTCCGCGCAAGAGCGGGGGTTCCGGCCACCGCTCCGACGCGAAGAACCGCACTCCGCGCACGAGCGCGACCCAGCCGACGAACGCCGCGACATCCGGCTATCGCACGGTGCTCGGACGACTGCCCATCCTCGAGCTCAGCCCGAGCGTCGACGGCGGTCTGTGGCCCGCCAAGGCGTACGCGGGCGAGGTCGTCCCGTTCTCCGCGGTCGCCTTCCGTGAGGGACACGGTGTGATCGGCGTCGACCTGACGCTCGTCTCCCCCGACGGCGCGAGGTTCGAACGCCGGATGCGGCCCGGAGCGCCAGGAACGGACCGCTGGCACACGCTCGCCCAGGTTCCGACGGAGGGCATGTGGCGATTCCGCGTGACCGCGTGGGCCGACGACTGGGCCACCTGGCTGCACGCCGCCGAGGTGAAGGTGCCGCTCGGGCAGGATGTCGAGCTCGTCTTCGCCGAGGGCGCACAGCTCCTGACGCGCGCGCTCGCGGGGCGCCGTCCGCCCTCCGATCGGGTGGCGCTGCGCGAGCTCGTCGAGCTGATGGGCGACACGAGCGCCGACCCGGCCGCGCGCCTTGACGCGGCGACGGCACCACGCGTGACGGGCATCCTCACCGCTCGCCCCATCGCCTCGCTCGTCACCCACAGCGCCGAGCATCTCCTCGAGGTCGAACGCACCGAGGCGGGCGTGGCGAGCTGGTACGAGTTCTTCCCCCGCTCGGAGGGCGCGAAGCGACTGGCCGACGGCACGTGGAAGTCGGGCACGTTCCGCTCTGCCGCGAGGCGGCTGCCTGCCGTGGCGGCGATGGGCTTCGACGTGGTCTACCTGCCGCCCGTGCATCCGATCGGCGAGAGCTACCGCAAGGGACGCAACAACTCTCTGGCGCCGGAGCCCGGCGACCCCGGCTCGCCGTGGGCGATCGGCGGCGACGCCGGCGGTCACGACGTTCTGCATCCCGACCTCGGAGACACCGCGGAGTTCATCAGGTTCGTGCGCAAGGCCGCGAAACTCGGCCTCGAGGTCGCCATGGACTTCGCGCTGCAGGCCTCCCCCGACCACCCGTGGGTGCGCGAGCACCCCGAGTGGTTCACGACCCTGCCCGACGGATCGATCGCGTACGCCGAGAACCCGCCCAAGAAGTACCAGGACATCTACCCGATCAACTTCGACAACGATCCTGACGGCATTCGCGCCGAAGCGCTGCGGCTCATCGAGTACTGGATCGCGGCGGGCATCCGCACGTTCCGGGTGGACAACCCGCACACGAAGCCGCTCGACTTCTGGGAGTGGCTCATTCACACCGTGCGGCTGAAGCACCCGGACATCGTGTTCCTCGCCGAGGCGTTCACCAGGCCCGCCGTGATGCAGACGCTCGCAAAGGCGGGCTTCCAGCAGTCGTATTCGTACTTCACCTGGCGCAACTCGAAGGAGGAGCTCGAGGAGTTCCTCGACTCGATCGCCCACGAGACGGATGCCTTCCTCCGCCCGAATCTCTTCGTGAACACCCCTGACATCCTCACCGAATACCTCCAGTTCGGCGGGCACCCGGCGTTCAAGCTGCGGGCAGCCATCGCGGCGACCGGGGCGCCGCTATGGGGCGTGTACTCGGGATTCGAGCTGTACGAATCGGTCGCCAGGAGCGGGGCGGAGGAGTACATCGACAACGAGAAGTACGAGTACCGGCCCCGCGACTACGCGCAGGCCGAGGCACGCGGCGAGTCCCTCGCGCCGTACCTGACCATGCTCAACAGGGTGCGCGACGAGCATCCGGCTCTTCGGCAGCTGCGCAACCTCACGGTGCACGCCAGCGATGACGATGCCGTGCTCGTCTTCTCCAAGCACCTCGAACGCGAGTTCACCGGCACGCGCACACCAGACACGGTCATCGTCGTCGCCAACGTCGACCCGCACTCGGTGCGCGAGACCCTGGTGCACCTCGATCTGGCGGCGATCGGCCTGCCCGTCGACGCCCGGTTCGAGGTGACGGATGCCGTCACCGGCCAGACGTGGACCTGGGGCTCCGTGAACTACGTGCGGCTGGATGCCTTCGACGAGCCCGTGCACATCCTCAGCGTGAAGGCGGTCTGA
- the glgB gene encoding 1,4-alpha-glucan branching protein GlgB, translating to MAEAALDDGLLAAVAEGRHHAPHAVLGQHVVAADGVADRVTVIRVLRPLAEAVNVILSTGARLSLAHIGHGVWHGFSVLGPQPYLVEARYGDGTVWTADDPYRFSPTIGELDLHLIREGRHERLWDALGAHHREHEAVPGTAFTVWAPNAAAVRVVGDLNDWNGVGAAMRSMGASGVWELFLPGVAPGAVYKFEILGRDGAWRMKADPMARFTEVPPATGSVVGTTSYEWADGDWLRQRASSDPHSGAMSVYELHLGSWRPGLGYREAADALIDYLLPLGYTHVEFLPLAEHPFGGSWGYQVTGYYAPTSRFGHPDDLRHLIDRLHRAGIGVLMDWVPGHFPKDEWALARFDGQALYEHPDPRRGEQKDWGTLVFDFGRREVRNFLVANALYWLEEFHVDGLRVDAVASMLYLDYSRNEGEWVPNVHGGRENLEAIGFLQEATATAYKRNPGIVMIAEESTAYPGVTTPTSAGGLGFGLKWNMGWMHDSLQYMHEDPMYRSYHHGEITFSFVYAFSEQFLLPISHDEVVHGKGSLVNKMPGDHWQRLANVRAYLAFMWAHPGKQLLFMGQEFGQLSEWSEERGLDWWILDQPAHRGLWDLVSRLNALYRAEPALWRYDHDPRGFQWIEGGDAQANVVAFARRADGDPLVCVANFAGIPHDGYRLPMPFAGEWEELLNTDAAEYGGSGVGNLGVVTATDAPWGGMQASAVLTLPPLATLWLRPRR from the coding sequence ATCGCCGAGGCTGCTCTCGACGACGGGCTGCTGGCGGCGGTCGCCGAAGGACGCCACCACGCGCCGCACGCGGTGCTCGGACAGCACGTGGTCGCCGCCGACGGTGTCGCCGACCGCGTGACGGTGATCCGCGTGCTCCGACCGCTGGCAGAGGCGGTGAACGTCATCCTCTCCACCGGGGCCAGGCTCTCGCTCGCGCATATCGGCCACGGCGTCTGGCACGGCTTCAGCGTTCTCGGCCCGCAGCCCTACCTCGTCGAGGCACGCTATGGCGACGGGACCGTGTGGACGGCCGACGATCCCTATCGCTTCTCGCCCACGATCGGCGAGCTCGACCTGCACCTCATCCGCGAGGGACGTCACGAGCGGCTCTGGGATGCCCTCGGCGCGCATCACCGCGAGCACGAGGCCGTCCCGGGCACGGCATTCACCGTCTGGGCCCCTAACGCCGCCGCCGTGCGCGTCGTGGGCGACCTCAACGACTGGAACGGCGTCGGTGCGGCGATGCGCTCGATGGGCGCCAGCGGTGTCTGGGAGCTGTTCCTGCCCGGCGTGGCACCGGGCGCCGTCTACAAGTTCGAGATCCTCGGCCGCGACGGTGCGTGGCGCATGAAGGCCGACCCGATGGCCAGGTTCACGGAGGTGCCGCCCGCCACGGGGTCGGTCGTCGGCACCACCTCGTACGAGTGGGCGGACGGCGACTGGCTGCGGCAGCGGGCATCCAGCGACCCGCACTCCGGAGCGATGAGCGTCTACGAGCTGCACCTCGGGTCGTGGCGACCGGGTCTCGGCTACCGCGAGGCGGCGGATGCCCTCATCGACTACCTGCTCCCCCTCGGTTACACGCACGTCGAGTTCCTTCCACTGGCCGAGCACCCGTTCGGCGGGTCATGGGGCTATCAGGTCACCGGCTACTACGCGCCGACGAGCCGCTTCGGGCATCCAGACGACCTGCGCCACCTCATCGACCGGTTGCACCGGGCGGGCATCGGCGTGCTCATGGACTGGGTGCCGGGCCATTTCCCGAAGGACGAGTGGGCGCTCGCACGGTTCGACGGGCAGGCGCTGTACGAGCATCCGGACCCGCGCCGCGGTGAGCAGAAGGACTGGGGCACGCTCGTCTTCGACTTCGGCAGGCGCGAGGTGCGCAACTTCCTGGTCGCGAACGCCCTCTATTGGCTCGAGGAGTTCCACGTCGACGGGCTGCGGGTGGATGCCGTCGCCTCCATGCTCTACCTCGACTACTCGCGCAATGAGGGCGAATGGGTGCCGAACGTGCACGGCGGCCGCGAGAATCTCGAGGCGATCGGCTTTCTGCAGGAGGCGACCGCCACCGCATACAAGCGCAACCCGGGCATCGTGATGATCGCCGAGGAGTCGACGGCGTACCCGGGCGTGACCACCCCGACCAGTGCAGGCGGTCTGGGCTTCGGCTTGAAGTGGAACATGGGCTGGATGCACGACTCGCTGCAGTACATGCACGAAGATCCGATGTACCGCTCGTACCACCACGGAGAGATCACGTTCTCGTTCGTGTACGCGTTCAGCGAGCAGTTCCTGCTGCCGATCAGCCACGACGAGGTCGTGCACGGCAAGGGGTCGCTCGTGAACAAGATGCCGGGCGACCACTGGCAAAGGCTCGCGAACGTGCGCGCCTACCTGGCGTTCATGTGGGCGCATCCCGGCAAGCAGCTGCTTTTCATGGGGCAGGAGTTCGGGCAGCTCTCGGAGTGGAGCGAGGAGCGCGGCCTCGACTGGTGGATCCTCGACCAGCCGGCGCATCGAGGGCTCTGGGATCTCGTCTCCAGGCTGAACGCGCTCTACCGAGCCGAGCCGGCGCTCTGGCGCTACGACCACGACCCACGCGGGTTCCAGTGGATCGAGGGCGGTGACGCGCAGGCGAACGTCGTGGCGTTCGCACGGCGCGCCGACGGCGACCCGCTGGTCTGCGTGGCGAACTTCGCGGGCATCCCGCACGACGGATACCGGCTGCCCATGCCGTTCGCCGGCGAGTGGGAGGAGCTGCTCAACACCGACGCCGCGGAGTACGGCGGTTCGGGCGTCGGAAACCTGGGTGTCGTCACGGCGACGGATGCTCCGTGGGGCGGTATGCAGGCATCCGCTGTGCTCACGCTGCCGCCGCTGGCGACCCTCTGGCTGCGCCCTCGGCGCTGA
- a CDS encoding tetratricopeptide repeat protein: MTNIPDAASLRGAVDLSALANRQQPPAGEQAESPQQTLPGLIYDGTDENFNQFIELSNTVPVIVDLWAEWCGPCKQLSPALERVVNDYAGRFVLVKVDVDANPQLSQAFQAQSIPTVVALIGGRPAPLFVGAIPEQQVREVFEQVLQIAEQNGVTGSVSVDAEAGVDEADEASEPEPEPLPPHHQEAYDAIERGDFDTAIAEYRLAIAQNPNDDLAVAGLAQVSLLQRLAGADAGAVRDAAASDPHDVAAALSVADLDLSGGHVDDAFGRLLDLFASADSETRDRIRARLVEYFEVVGVTDPRVIKARGRLASLLY, encoded by the coding sequence ATGACGAACATCCCTGATGCCGCCTCGTTGCGCGGCGCCGTCGACCTCTCTGCGCTCGCCAACCGCCAGCAGCCGCCGGCCGGAGAGCAGGCGGAGTCTCCTCAACAGACGCTGCCCGGTCTGATCTACGACGGCACGGACGAGAACTTCAACCAGTTCATCGAGCTGTCGAACACGGTGCCTGTGATCGTCGACCTGTGGGCCGAGTGGTGCGGCCCGTGCAAGCAGCTCTCGCCGGCGCTGGAACGCGTGGTGAACGACTACGCCGGACGGTTCGTGCTGGTGAAGGTCGACGTCGATGCCAACCCGCAACTCTCGCAGGCGTTCCAGGCCCAGTCGATCCCGACAGTCGTCGCGCTGATCGGCGGGCGGCCCGCCCCGCTCTTCGTCGGTGCGATCCCCGAGCAGCAGGTGCGCGAGGTCTTCGAACAGGTGCTGCAGATCGCCGAGCAGAACGGTGTGACGGGAAGCGTGAGCGTCGACGCCGAAGCGGGCGTCGATGAGGCGGACGAGGCATCCGAACCGGAACCCGAACCGCTGCCGCCGCACCACCAGGAGGCGTATGACGCCATCGAGCGCGGCGACTTCGACACGGCGATCGCCGAATATCGGCTGGCCATCGCGCAGAACCCGAACGACGACCTCGCCGTAGCAGGCCTCGCCCAGGTGAGCCTGCTGCAGAGGCTCGCCGGTGCCGACGCCGGCGCGGTGCGGGATGCCGCGGCGTCCGATCCGCACGACGTGGCCGCTGCGCTCTCTGTCGCCGACCTCGACCTCTCCGGCGGACACGTCGACGACGCGTTCGGTCGGCTGCTCGACCTGTTCGCCTCGGCCGACTCCGAGACGCGCGACCGCATCCGCGCGCGGCTCGTGGAGTACTTCGAGGTGGTGGGCGTCACCGACCCGCGCGTCATCAAGGCGCGGGGGCGATTGGCCTCACTGCTCTACTGA
- a CDS encoding DivIVA domain-containing protein: MAPEETEFTQVFRGYDKDEVDKAIQDLRRELIQANAQSADSAKEIKRLGARIEELNAEIEEVGSPTFSGLGTKLENTLRVAEEQSTRMIAQADIDAEKLRAAVAAEVEKTRRTAEEQAQRILAEAHAQADTTLQDASIEANELIGDSRAKADTTVQEAQREAAAVRSSVATEVAELRATAKREAAAVKAEAEHEAAEVKAAAVQEATEARADAAGLSREVEETRAALAREVEARRAEVEAELSDRRTASAAEIAQAQRDHDADTQQARIDLANEVEQGRAALARELEQRKAEAETEADKARKSFERAADKARKELDNELAGIRSQVAAEQERLTHEAERARMELEVELKARRDEAEKEHLARHQEAAAQTQKYLDDANAELAEISRRTVEARAESEAIEQEMRTEVKSARKEAESSARDIVRAAEDRGHAIIEEAEERTRMLVADAEDRLSQIRIERETVAGYFESLRGVLKQAEQVSAEND; encoded by the coding sequence GTGGCCCCCGAAGAGACCGAGTTCACTCAAGTCTTCCGCGGTTATGACAAAGACGAAGTCGACAAGGCGATCCAGGACCTCCGTCGCGAACTGATCCAGGCGAACGCGCAGAGCGCCGATTCCGCCAAGGAGATCAAGCGACTGGGCGCCCGCATCGAAGAGCTCAACGCCGAGATCGAAGAGGTCGGCAGCCCCACCTTCTCCGGCCTGGGCACCAAGCTCGAGAACACGCTCCGCGTGGCCGAGGAACAGTCGACCCGCATGATCGCGCAGGCCGACATCGATGCGGAAAAGCTCCGCGCCGCCGTCGCCGCCGAGGTCGAGAAGACCCGCCGCACCGCCGAAGAGCAGGCGCAGCGCATCCTCGCCGAGGCGCACGCTCAGGCCGACACCACGCTGCAGGATGCCAGCATCGAAGCCAACGAGCTGATCGGCGATTCCCGCGCCAAGGCCGACACCACCGTGCAGGAGGCCCAGCGCGAGGCCGCGGCCGTGCGCAGCTCCGTCGCCACCGAGGTCGCCGAGCTGCGTGCGACCGCCAAGCGCGAGGCGGCAGCGGTGAAGGCCGAAGCGGAGCACGAGGCCGCCGAGGTCAAGGCCGCCGCCGTGCAGGAGGCGACCGAGGCACGTGCGGATGCAGCGGGCCTCAGCCGTGAGGTCGAGGAGACCCGTGCCGCGCTCGCCCGCGAGGTCGAAGCACGCCGTGCCGAGGTCGAAGCCGAGCTCTCCGACCGGCGCACCGCCAGTGCCGCGGAGATCGCGCAGGCGCAGCGGGACCACGATGCGGACACGCAGCAGGCACGCATCGACCTCGCCAACGAGGTCGAGCAGGGCCGGGCAGCGCTCGCCCGCGAGCTCGAGCAGCGCAAGGCCGAGGCGGAGACCGAGGCCGACAAGGCCCGCAAGTCGTTCGAGCGCGCCGCCGACAAGGCCCGCAAGGAGCTCGACAACGAGCTGGCGGGCATCCGTTCGCAGGTGGCCGCCGAGCAGGAGCGACTCACCCACGAGGCCGAGCGTGCCCGCATGGAGCTCGAAGTCGAGCTGAAGGCGCGCCGCGACGAGGCCGAGAAGGAGCACCTGGCCCGTCACCAGGAGGCCGCGGCGCAGACGCAGAAGTATCTCGATGACGCGAATGCCGAACTGGCCGAGATCAGCCGCCGCACCGTCGAGGCACGTGCCGAGAGCGAGGCCATCGAGCAGGAGATGCGCACCGAGGTGAAGTCGGCGCGCAAGGAGGCCGAGAGCTCCGCACGCGACATCGTGCGCGCAGCGGAGGACCGCGGACACGCGATCATCGAAGAGGCGGAGGAGCGCACCCGCATGCTCGTGGCGGACGCCGAAGATCGCCTGTCGCAGATTAGGATCGAGCGCGAGACCGTCGCCGGCTACTTCGAGAGCCTGCGCGGCGTGCTCAAGCAGGCAGAGCAGGTCAGCGCAGAAAACGACTGA
- a CDS encoding AI-2E family transporter, producing MKIQNAFRVGLIGTLGVGLGILILTSIVSLSTILTYIGAALFLALGLEPIIGFLARRRVPRWAAILIVLVVILGLLALLLWAIIPVIVSQSTSLVKQITSFVQKGTYQDWYEWLQKQFPAIDFDKSLQEIWTYVQHSAGSIGAGILSVGIGIISGFFGAVIVIILTIYFTASLPNLKRTTYELVPASKRARFADIAEQITDSVGKYVMGQVALGLCNGILSGIFLSIIGAPFPILLAVIAFLFSLVPLIGTLSGSIIIVLVTLLLSPSPITALIAAIYYVIYMQVEAYVLSPRIMNRAVSVPGAVVVVAALAGGSLLGILGALIAIPVAASILLIIKQVVVPRQNEL from the coding sequence GTGAAGATCCAGAATGCGTTCCGCGTCGGTCTCATCGGAACCCTCGGCGTCGGCCTCGGCATCCTCATCCTCACGTCGATCGTCTCGCTGTCGACGATCCTGACGTACATCGGTGCGGCGCTCTTCCTCGCGCTCGGCCTGGAGCCGATCATCGGCTTCCTGGCACGGCGACGGGTGCCCCGCTGGGCCGCGATCCTCATCGTGCTCGTGGTCATCCTCGGATTGCTCGCCCTTCTCCTGTGGGCGATCATCCCGGTGATCGTGAGCCAGAGCACGAGCCTGGTCAAGCAGATCACGTCGTTCGTGCAGAAGGGCACGTACCAGGACTGGTACGAGTGGCTGCAGAAACAGTTCCCCGCCATCGACTTCGACAAGTCGCTGCAAGAGATCTGGACCTACGTACAGCATTCGGCCGGCAGCATCGGCGCAGGCATCCTCTCCGTCGGCATCGGCATCATCTCCGGTTTCTTCGGCGCCGTCATCGTGATCATCCTCACGATCTACTTCACCGCGTCGCTGCCCAACCTCAAGCGCACCACCTACGAGCTCGTGCCGGCCAGCAAGCGCGCGCGCTTCGCCGACATCGCCGAGCAGATCACCGACTCGGTCGGCAAATACGTGATGGGGCAGGTCGCGCTCGGCCTCTGCAATGGCATTCTGAGCGGCATCTTCCTGTCGATCATCGGTGCACCGTTCCCGATCCTGCTCGCGGTGATCGCCTTCCTGTTCTCGCTCGTGCCGCTCATCGGCACCCTTTCCGGGTCGATCATCATCGTGCTCGTGACGCTGCTGCTGTCGCCCTCCCCCATCACGGCGCTCATCGCAGCCATCTACTACGTGATCTACATGCAGGTCGAGGCATACGTCCTGAGCCCGCGCATCATGAATCGCGCGGTCTCCGTTCCCGGCGCCGTCGTGGTCGTGGCGGCACTGGCCGGCGGGTCACTGCTCGGAATCCTGGGCGCGCTCATCGCGATCCCCGTGGCCGCTTCCATCCTGCTGATCATCAAGCAGGTCGTCGTGCCCCGTCAGAACGAGCTCTGA
- a CDS encoding lytic transglycosylase domain-containing protein, whose translation MAVAFSAAIGFFLVNIVDPYSGATASPDFASSHSRFLGQSVQSLDVSGSTTNNAVSVDTFDSKAKPVVTTTSDDTASAPAAGTPDPGSAQAYAKSVLASQGMGDDQFNCLVALWNRESSWNVYAYNASTGAYGIPQALPGSKMASAGPDWQTSFKTQVDWGLGYVEGRYSTPCGAWDHSESTGWY comes from the coding sequence GTGGCCGTCGCCTTCTCGGCCGCGATCGGATTCTTCCTCGTCAACATCGTCGACCCGTATTCCGGCGCGACGGCGTCTCCGGACTTCGCGTCGTCGCATTCGCGGTTTCTCGGGCAGTCAGTGCAATCGCTCGACGTCTCAGGGTCGACGACGAACAACGCGGTGAGCGTCGACACGTTCGACTCGAAGGCGAAGCCGGTCGTCACCACCACGAGTGACGACACCGCGTCGGCTCCCGCAGCGGGCACGCCCGACCCTGGCAGCGCGCAGGCCTACGCGAAGAGTGTGCTGGCGTCCCAGGGCATGGGCGACGACCAGTTCAACTGCCTGGTCGCCCTCTGGAACCGCGAGTCGAGCTGGAACGTCTACGCCTACAACGCGAGCACGGGCGCGTACGGCATTCCGCAGGCGCTTCCGGGCAGCAAGATGGCGTCTGCCGGTCCCGACTGGCAGACCAGCTTCAAGACGCAGGTGGACTGGGGTCTCGGATATGTCGAGGGGCGCTACAGCACGCCGTGCGGAGCCTGGGACCACTCGGAATCCACTGGCTGGTATTGA
- a CDS encoding DivIVA domain-containing protein — protein sequence MATFPSVKRSKRGYDPEEVDRFLRLARRAYEGDPEVPLVAEDIRRMGFDLQRGGYQPDAVDGALERLEDAFAARERAEARHELGDRRWLEQARGTAQVILNRLGRPDGQRFDRTSIFTIGYNKREVDKFAKRLVRYFRDGLPMSVDEVRTVVFRQQRHGYREAQVDLVLDAVIDVMLAVR from the coding sequence GTGGCCACGTTCCCCTCCGTCAAGCGCTCCAAGCGCGGTTACGACCCCGAAGAGGTCGACCGTTTCCTCAGGCTCGCGCGTCGAGCGTACGAAGGCGATCCCGAGGTGCCCCTGGTGGCCGAGGATATCCGGCGCATGGGCTTCGACCTGCAGCGCGGCGGGTACCAGCCCGACGCCGTAGACGGGGCCCTGGAGCGGCTCGAGGATGCCTTCGCGGCGCGGGAGCGCGCGGAGGCCAGGCACGAGCTCGGCGACCGTCGGTGGCTCGAGCAGGCGCGTGGCACGGCGCAGGTCATCCTGAACCGGCTGGGCCGGCCTGACGGGCAGCGGTTCGATCGCACCAGCATCTTCACCATCGGGTACAACAAGCGCGAGGTCGACAAGTTCGCGAAACGCCTCGTGCGCTATTTCCGCGACGGGCTTCCCATGTCGGTCGACGAGGTGCGCACCGTGGTGTTCCGTCAGCAGCGGCACGGCTACCGCGAGGCCCAGGTCGACCTCGTGCTCGACGCCGTCATCGACGTGATGCTCGCCGTCCGGTGA
- a CDS encoding phosphatidate cytidylyltransferase codes for MSQPPDASSGQPDDDVRHEQGASALGRRMRDRRADIERQVQATRAQLDATNEKIQQRTGRNLVFAVLIGLAAGALLLVSLLIVKEIFMVFAAAVAGFSAFEFATALRVGGYRVPRVALTVVGVALVPAAYYLHASGEWLVALAGILLLWVWRIAENLSPRRRVAGPRLSRDLMASAFAILYVPFLACFSVLLVAQHDGQWWTLATLIIVVAVDTGAYAVGLSFGKHPMAPNISPKKTWEGFAGAAATALIAGVILAVFMLHAPWWFGLVFGALMLVSATIGDLTESLIKRDIGIKDMSSWLPGHGGFLDRLDSILPSVGLAYVLYVIFEPLFR; via the coding sequence ATGTCTCAGCCTCCCGACGCCTCATCCGGTCAGCCGGACGATGACGTGCGCCACGAACAGGGCGCCTCGGCGTTGGGCAGGCGCATGCGCGACCGGCGCGCCGACATCGAACGCCAGGTGCAGGCGACGAGGGCGCAGTTGGATGCCACGAACGAGAAGATCCAGCAGCGCACCGGCCGCAACCTGGTCTTCGCGGTCCTGATCGGACTCGCCGCCGGCGCGTTGCTGCTCGTGAGCCTGCTGATCGTCAAAGAGATCTTCATGGTGTTCGCGGCGGCCGTCGCGGGGTTCAGCGCGTTCGAGTTCGCGACGGCGCTCCGGGTGGGCGGCTACCGTGTGCCGCGGGTGGCGCTCACCGTGGTCGGCGTCGCACTCGTGCCCGCCGCCTACTATCTGCACGCGTCGGGGGAGTGGCTGGTCGCTCTCGCGGGCATCCTGCTGCTGTGGGTGTGGCGTATCGCCGAGAACCTGTCGCCACGGCGCAGGGTGGCCGGGCCGAGGCTGTCGCGCGACCTGATGGCATCCGCGTTCGCCATACTGTACGTGCCGTTCCTGGCCTGCTTCTCGGTGCTGCTCGTGGCGCAGCACGACGGGCAGTGGTGGACCCTGGCGACCCTGATCATCGTGGTGGCCGTCGACACGGGTGCCTACGCCGTGGGGCTGTCGTTCGGCAAGCATCCGATGGCGCCGAACATCAGCCCGAAGAAGACGTGGGAGGGGTTCGCGGGAGCGGCCGCCACCGCACTCATCGCGGGTGTCATCCTCGCCGTGTTCATGCTGCATGCCCCGTGGTGGTTCGGACTCGTCTTCGGTGCGCTCATGCTGGTGTCAGCCACCATCGGCGATCTCACCGAATCGCTGATCAAGCGGGACATCGGCATCAAGGACATGAGCTCGTGGCTCCCCGGCCATGGCGGGTTCCTCGACCGCCTCGACTCGATCCTGCCCTCGGTCGGCCTCGCCTACGTGCTGTACGTGATCTTCGAGCCGCTCTTCAGGTAG
- the frr gene encoding ribosome recycling factor: MIADSLATATERMTKAVEVAKDDFSTVRTGRANPQLFQRILVDYYGTPTPLAQLASLQNPEARTIIITPYDKSALKEIEKAIVATPNLGATPNNDGTIIRVTMPELNEERRKEYVKIVRSKAEDARVSIRNIRRKAKDELDGLKSEVGDDEVARAEKELEGLTKKHIDQVDEALVRKEAELLEV, from the coding sequence GTGATCGCTGACTCACTCGCCACCGCAACCGAGCGCATGACGAAGGCGGTCGAGGTGGCCAAAGACGACTTCTCGACCGTGCGCACGGGACGTGCGAACCCGCAGCTCTTCCAGCGCATCCTCGTGGACTACTACGGAACGCCGACGCCACTGGCCCAGCTCGCCTCGCTGCAGAACCCCGAGGCGCGCACCATCATCATCACGCCCTACGACAAGTCGGCGCTCAAGGAGATCGAGAAGGCGATCGTCGCCACGCCCAACCTGGGCGCGACGCCGAACAACGACGGAACGATCATCCGCGTCACGATGCCGGAGCTGAACGAAGAGCGCCGCAAGGAGTACGTGAAGATCGTGCGCTCCAAGGCGGAGGACGCGCGCGTGTCGATCCGCAACATCCGCCGCAAGGCGAAGGACGAGCTCGATGGCCTCAAGTCCGAGGTGGGCGACGACGAGGTCGCCCGCGCGGAGAAGGAACTCGAGGGCCTCACCAAGAAGCACATCGACCAGGTCGATGAGGCGCTGGTGCGCAAGGAAGCCGAACTCCTCGAGGTCTGA